The genomic segment GTTCGATGCCACGGATGGCATCGCGGACCTGGAGGAGGACGCGATCGCGTTCGACGCGGTAGTTGCGCTCGGATTGTTCGAGGTTGACCAGGGCTCTTCGGTAGCCGGCTTGTTCGATGCGGCGATCGATCGGCGCTCCGAACTGGAGGCCGAGGGTGTAGCGGCCTTCACCAAGATCGACGTCGCCGCCTGGGAAGTTGCGGTCGTTCTCGGTGGCTGCGGAGACCGAGGCGTCGAGGTCGAAGTCGGGGAGGAGCTGGTTGCGGGCGACACGGAGTCCGCGGCGGGCATCATCGACGCGGTCACGTTCGGTCTGGAGGTCGAGACGATTCTCGATGGCGGTGTTGATGGAGCTGGTGACTTCGAGCACCGGCTCGGGGACCAGAACATCGTTGGGAATGAGCACGACGGGCTGGTCGAGGGGGATGCCCAGGCGCAGCTTGAGCTGGTCGATGGCGGTGGCGTAGCGTTCTTCGTTGTTGAGGACATTGGAACGGTTGCTCAGCACGGTCTGCTGGGCGTCTTCGGCTTCGAAAGCGGCTTCACGGCCGGCTTCAGCGAGGGCCTGAAAGCGGGCGGCGAGGCGTTCGTTGGAGCGGAGCTGCCGGCGGGCGTTGTCGATCTGCTGCTGCTGGAAGATGAGGTCGAAGTAGGTGTTGGAGAGGTCGACGAGGAGTTCGCGGCGGAAGCGTTCGAAGCGGCGGACGGCGTAGACGAGGTCGCGCTCGGCCTGGACCCGGCTTTCCTGGGCGACTTTGCCGGCTCCGCGGAGGAGAGGGAGGTCGAGTTCGAGTCCGACCTCTGCGGATTGGGATTGCTGGGGTTCGGTGTTGGAGGATTCTTCGCGGAGGAGGTTGGTGTAGTTCACCAAGGCGGTCGCGGCGATCTCTCCGCCATAGGGCAGGCGTCGGGTGGCGCGGAACTCGTTGATGAGGCTCAGGGCCTGTTCGTTGTCTCCGCCTTCGGGTGTTCCGGAGATGCGGGCCGTGGTGGTGTTGAAGAACCGGGGCCCCCAGAGGTGGCGTTCGATAATGAGGTCGAGCGTCTGGAGGAAGAGGAGTTCTTTTTCGCGGCGGTATTCGGGGGCGTTCACGATCGCGTAGGCGAGGAGACCTTCGAGGTCGAGACGGAGGGCGTTTTCTTCGGGGTCGAGGGGTGAGTCGAACTCGGCGTAGATGAGTTCGTCGCCGGTGCGCATTTCCTGGTTGGAGGGTGTCGCGGGGAGTTGGGCGGCGGTGGTGTTGGTGGTGGGCGGGATGCGATCGTCCTGCGAGGCGGTCTTGCGTTCTCGGCCCGAGCCGATGTCCTCGATAGGCCCGCCGGAGGAGGCTCTGCTGCCGAGAGTTTGGCTCTGTTCGTCGCGGATGAGTTCGGCGAGGTGCCGGTCGAGGCCTTCGAGGGACCCGTAGCCGGTGCAGGCGGCCAGCAAGAGGCAGACCGAGAGAACGGCGGCTGATGAGATTCCGCACCACCCCTGGCGCAGAGTCAACTTCATACTCATGCCAATAGTCTAGCCGAGTTAGGGGGCGTGGCGGGAGGTTGTTGGGGCGACATAGGGGATTCATGGAGCTAGAGTTAAGGGATGAGTAAGACATCATCCAGAAGTGGTCCCCGGCTTGAGGTGGTGGAGCCGATCGGCAAGCGTGTACTAATCCGCAAGGATGAGGACCGGAAGCAGACGAAATCGGGGATTCACCTGCCTGACAAGATCGAGATCCCGACGCTGACGGGGCGTGTGGTGACGGTTTCGGTTGAGTTGACGGACGATCCGAACTATCCGATTGACCAGTACGACAAGGTGCTGTTTAACCCCAAGGAGGCGATCCCGGTTGATTTTGAGGGGGACAACCGGCTGTTTGTGGTTCCGATCGAGAACATCGTGGCGGTGTTTCGCAAGGCGGAGTGAGGTTTTGGGTTCGGGATCGTGCGAGGCGGCGATGCTCTATGATTGATGGGGTGAAGCGGACTTATCCAGACCAGATCACGATGGGTCCGGTGGCGGCGTTTGATTGTGCGGTGTCGCTGCCGGGGTCAAAGAGCCTGACCAACCGGGCGTTGTTGCTGGCAGCGTTGTCGGATGGGCCTTGTTATCTGACAAACGTGTTGTTTGCGGATGACACGGAGCGGATGCTCGATGGGCTGGTAGCGTTGGGGTTCAAGGTCGAGGTGCAGCAGCAGGCGGCGGTGGTGGTGGAGGGGTGTGCGGGGAAGATTCCGGCTGCTGAGGCGGAGTTGAAGCTGGGGAATGCAGGGACGGCGGTTCGGTTTCTCACGGCTGCGTTGTGTCTGGGGGAGGGACGGTATGGGGTGGATGGGGTCCAGAGGATGAGGGAGCGTCCGATTGGACAACTGGTGGAGCCGTTGCGGGAGCTTGGGGCGGAGATCGGGTACCGGATGGCGAAGGGCTGCCCGCCTCTGGAGGTTCGAGGTCGGGGGCTACAGGGTGGTGAGCTTGTGTTGTCGCCTACGTTGTCGTCGCAATACATCACGGCACTTCTGCAGGTCGGGGTTTACTGCCGGGAGGGTCTGCGGCTGAGGCTAGATGGGCCGATCACGAGTCGGCCTTATATTGAGATGACGCTGGGGCTGCTGCGGCATTTTGGGGTGCCGGTGGAGGCCAGTGAGGACCTGAGGCGGATTGATATCGAGGCGGAGTGGGTGCGGGGGACGGATTACGCGATCGAGCCGGATGCTTCATCGGCGAGTTATTTCTGGGCGGCGGCGGCGGTGGTTCCGGGCAGCCGTTGCACGGTGCTGGGGCTGGGTCGTGAGAGCCTGCAGGGGGACGCGCGGTTTGCGGAGGAGGTGCTGGAGCGGATCGGGGCTGTAGTGGAGGTTGAGGAGGATCGGACGACGGTGGCGGCGCCAGCGGATGGGGTGCTCCGGGGGATCGATATCGATCTGAATGCGATGCCTGATGCGGCCATGACGCTGGCGGCGATTGCGCCGGTGCTGGAGGGCCGGACAGTGATCCGGGGGATCGGGAACTGGCGTGTGAAAGAGACGGATCGGCTCGCGGCGATGCGGACGGAGTTGACGAAGGTGGGGGCGGCGGTGGCGATCGAGGGTGATGATCTGGTGATCGATCCGCCTGCGGATGGGCGGATCCGGCTGGCGGCGATCGATACCTATGACGACCATCGGATGGCGATGACGTTTGCGGTGCTGGGGTTAGCTCGGGAAGGGATCACGATCAACGATCCTGGTTGTGTGGCTAAGACGCTGCCTGATTTCTTTGAACGGCTCGGGGCGCTGCGCGGTGGCGCAGTGTCGGGGGCGTAAGCGACAGGGAGGTCTTCGTGCTCAAGGGTCCGTTCTGGACGAGTTGCCGGGATCTGCTGCGGTACCGGAAAGCGGTAGTGCTGGTGCTGGTGACGACGGTGCTGTCGGGGGCTTTTTTTGGGGCAGGTCTGTCGATGGTGCTGCCGGTGTTTCTGCTGTTTTTTGGTGGGGAAGAGAATGCCGCCTCGGGAGTCAACCCGCTGGCTGAGCGGGTGGAGGGTCTTACGGAAGTCGGGTGGGTTCCGACGAGCCTGCATGGGGTGATTCGAGCGGTGGCGGATCGGATCCCGGAGGACCCGTTGCTGGCTTTCGGGCTGGTGATGGGGGTGCTGCTAACGATGACCGTGTTGGCGAACGTGCTGCGATTTATCCAGCAACTGACGGTGAGTACGATCGCCGAGCGGCTAGCTGAGAGTTACCGGGATCGGCTTTACGGGCGGCTGATTCATGCGCCGACGGAGCGGTTCATGCGTTCGGGGGCCTCGGATCATGTGAGCAAGATCTGGATTGATGTGCGGCTGCTGGTCAACGCACACGTGTCGATCTTCGGGAAGGGTGCGGCGGAGTTGTTCCGAGGCTTGGGGATCTTGGTCTGGGCGTTTGCGATCGACCCGGTGCTGTCGGGAGCTTCGTTGCTGGTGGCACCCCTTGCGGCGGTGGTGATTCAGAAGCTGGGCAAGCGGATTCGGAGGCGGTCACGAGATGCGCTGAGCAACCAAGGCCTAGCGATGGCGAGGCTGAACGAAACCATGGCTGGTTTGCAGACGATCAAGGTGTACACGGCGGAGGGTTACGAGCGGCGGCGTTTTCGACAGCTCAACCGGGTGTTGTTTGGTCAGTTGCTGGCGATCCGTAAGACGAGGGACCTGGCGTCGGCGTTGGTGGAGGTCATCTCGACGGTCGGTGTGGTGATCGCGGCGACGTTGGCGGCCTGGTACATCCTGCGTCGAGGGGCGGACCCGAGTGCGAGTATTACGGTGCTGGTGCTGCTGGGTGGTGCGGCGGCGAGCCTCAAGCCGGTAACAACACTCAACAACGTGATCCGGCAGGCGGAACCGGCGGCGCAACGGATCCTGGAGGCGCTGGCTTTTGAGCCGGAACCGACGTTGTTTGACAAAGAAGGCAAGTTCATGCGGCTGGAGCGGCATGTACGGTCGGTGGTGTTTGATGATGTTGTCTACCGGTACCCCGAGGCGGAGAGTGATGCGTTGCGAGGCGTGAGTCTGGTGGTGGAGGCGGGTCGGAAAGTGGCGATCGTGGGCGGGAATGGGGCGGGCAAATCCACGCTGGTGGCGTTGATCCCGCGGCTGATCGAGCCGGGGAGCGGGCGGGTGCTGGTGGATGACGAGGACCTGTCGGGCGTGACGTTGCGGTCGCTGAGGCGGCAGATCGCGGTGGTTGCGCAGAAGACGGTGCTGTTCCAAGGGACGATCGCGGCGAACATTGCTTATGGGAGTGGGCATCGGAAACTGGCGGAGATCGAGTCGGCGGCGCGGGCGGCGTTGGCTCACGAGTTTATTTCGTCGCTGCCCGATGGCTATGACACCCTCTTGGGTGAGGGCGGGACGGGACTGTCGGGGGGACAGGCGCAGCGGCTGGCGATCGCGCGAGCGGTGCTGCGTGATCCGGCGATCCTGATCCTGGACGAGGCGACGAGTCAGATCGACGCGGACTCGGAGACCAAGATCAACCTGGCGATCGAGTCGTTCTCGAAGGGGCGGACGACGTTTGTGATCGCTCATCGGATGTCGACGGTCGTGAATGCGGACCAGATTGTGGTGATGGACGCTGGCCAGATCGCAGATGTGGGGACGCACCAGGAGCTGCTGGGGCGGTGCGGGGTGTACCAAAAACTGACGCAGACCCAGTTGAGTCCTGGACTTGCGTAGTTATTGCAAAGTCGGGGAATCAGATGGCCGTGTTGATCGTTGTGGAGAAAGTCTGGTTGCCCGGGGTCGAGGGCGGCTAGAATGTAGCAGCGTTCCAGAACCTGATCCTTTTGCATGGAGAATCGGATATGAGCTTTTTCAAACGAATCACGGCGGTGGTGTGTGGTCTGACTCTTTCGCTGAGCACGCTGGCGATTGCTGGCCCGACGGTGGGCGAAGCTGCGCCAGCGTTCGAGTTGAAGGATGTGCAGACGGGAGAAGTGGTCTCGCTGGAGGCTCATCGTGGCCAGGTGGTGGTGGTGGTGTTCCAGAGCATCCACTGCCCATGGGACCGGATGCGTGAGGATGGCGGGTACCAGCGGTACTTGAGCCCGCTATCGGAGAAGTATGCCGAGAAGGGCGTACAGTTTGTGGCGATCAACTCGAACAGCACCGAGAGTGTGGACGAGGTGGCGTCGTATGCCAAGGAGCACGCGATGCCTTATCCGATCCTGAAAGACCCGGGCAACAAGGTCGCTGATTTGTATGCGGCCCAGACCACGCCTCACACCTATGTGATCGATCGTGAGGGTGTGCTGCGATACATGGGCGGGATTGAGAAGACCCCGCTGACGCCTGGCGATTGTGGCAAGATGGACGAGAACTACCTGGTGCCGGTGCTTGATGCGGTGCTGGCTGGTGAGGAGGCTCCTCACACGGTCACCCGGAGCAAGGGCTGCTCGATCAAGCGTGGGTAATCTCCCTGTTTGATGAGCTTCTGTCATTCACATGATTGTGTGCAAGGCCGTGGCAACCGCCACGGCCTTGTTTTTTTAGCGATTGAGGAGGAGTCGGCTGAGCCCGGTGGCGGGCATGTCGTCGGGGCGATCGAGCGTCGCGAGGTTGCGTTGGTTGAGCACTGCATCGGCTGCGTCATATCCGCTGCGGACGGCACCTTCCATGGTCGCGGGCCAGCCGGTATCGACCCAGTCGCCGGCGAGCAGGAGGTTGGCGTTGGGGCCTGTGACAGAGGGGCGTAGGTGGACGAGTTGCGGGCTGGCGGTGAAGGTCGCGACTTTTTCCTTGATGACTCGGCCGTGGATCACTGGGTGCTGAGGATGACCGGGGAGGGCGTCGCGGATTTCTCGCTCGGCGATGGTAAGGATCTCGTCGGCGGAGAGGGACACGAGGTCGTGGGCCCCGCTCTTGAGGGCGTGAAGGTGCTGGACCGGGTCGTGGTGTGACGTGGTGGCGTCGGGCGGGAGTTCGGTGATGCCTTTGTTGAAGACCCAGTCGATCGGGCGATCGGGGGTGACCAGATGCGGGAGCTTGGTGATGGGGCCGGACGAGATGTCGAAGAAGAGGTGGATCGCGACGATAGGTGAGAAGGTCCACTGGTCGAGGTTGCGTAGGCGCGGATCGCGGTCGGCAAGGTCGGGGTCGATGAGTTTGGCGAGACGGTCGGGAGGGAGGGTCGTGATGACGGTGGGTGCGTGGAGGGTGCGGCCGTCGGTGGTTTCGACGGCGGTGACGCAGCCCTCGGTGTTGTGGAGCAGGCGCTTGGCAGAGGTGCCGAGTTCGACGCTCCCGCCTGCCGCTTTGATGCTGTTTTCGAGGGGTTGGTAGAGGTCGATGAGGGGGATGCGGGGAAGCCCGACGCCTACGGATTGGGGACTGGCCAGGAAGCCTTCCTGGAAGACCTTGAGGGCGAGTTCGGCGTCGACGTTCTCGGGAATTTCGTTGCAGGCGCTGATGATGATGACATCCCAGAAGCGGCGGCGGGCGGAATCGGGCTGCTTCCAGGCTTTGAGGAGTGAGGCGATGTCGGTGCCACGGAAGCGACGGCGGCCGGAGGCCCCCATGGCGAGCATACGCGACATTCCTCGGGCGATGGCGAACTTGTCGCCAAGCGACATGCCTCGCATCGAGAGGAAGGACCTTGTGAGGTGGAACGGGGCGGGGAGAGGATCAACGCGGAGGGTGTCGATGGCGTTGCGGCCATCGGAGAAGTGGATGTTGTAGTGCCATTCAATGACGTCGGTGAGGCCAAGACGGTTGTAGAGGTCGAGGATGTGGGTGCAGGCGGGCATGACCGCGTGCTGGCACTGGTCGAGGACGAGGTCGGTGGCGGGATCCACGAACGATGAGGCTCGTCCGCCGAGGCGTTTGCGGGTTTCGATAAGGTGGACGGACAGACCCCGTTCAGCCAGTCGGAGGGCTGCGGCCATGCCTGCGAGGCCAGCGCCGAGGATGAGGACATCGTGATTTGCTGGGGTGTTGGGGGTCACGGGCCTGCGAGTCTAGCCGCGGATGGCGTGCCAGAGGTGAGCCCGGGCGGCGATGGAGAGTTTCTCGAAGTTTCCCAGTCGGACACGGCTGCGGAGGACACGGCCTGGGTCGGCGGCGATGCGATCGAGGATCCCGCGATAGATGCGGGCCATCGCCCATGACGTCGAGCGACAGTCGGGTGCGAGGTGGCTTTCGAGCGAGGCGGACATGGCGTAGTGCGTGCGGGCACGTTCGATCTGGAAAACCATCATGCGCTCGAACTCGGGAGTGCTGACGCCTTGGTGTAGGTCTTGGGGGTTGACGGCGAAGCGGCGGAGGTCCTCCATGGGGAGGTAGATGCGTCCACGATTGGCGTCTTCGGCCTGGTCACGAAGGATGTTGGTGAGTTGGAAGGCGATCCCGCGGTATTCGGCGAGTTTATTGATCTGGAGGTCGCCATCGTGGCCCCAGATCGCAACGCAGATCAGGCCGACGACCGAGGCGACGTTGTAGCAGTAGCCGTAGAGTTCGTCGAAGGTTTCGTAGCGTGTGGTGGTGAGGTCGGCGAGCTGACCATCAAGCATGGCGTCGATGTGTTCCACCTGGACGGGGTGGTGCCGGACGACGTGTCGGAACGCCCGCCAGACAGGCTCATCGTCGATGCGGTCGGAAGGATCGGCGAAGACCTCGTGGGTCTTTATGCGGAAGGCTTCGATGCGAGCACGGCGTTCTGGGACATCGGTGGCAGCAGCGTCGTCGGCGAGGTCGTCGCAGGCGCGCATCAGGGCGTAGATGGCGTAGACGGCGGAGCGTCTGGGTTCGGGGGTGAGTCGGAGTCCGTAGTAGAAGTTGCGCGCGTGCTTGCGGGTGATCTCGGCACAGACGCGGAGGGCGGAGCGGACATCGGGCTCGAGCTCGGCTAGCGTCGGCGTATCGGCGGGTCGGGATGAGGTGATTCCCGGCAGCGTCATGCGGTTCCCTTCTTGATCGAAACTATTCAACCCCAGGGCAGGAAACGGCTCAGGCTGGCGCGGGAGACGAGCCAGGCCTTGCGGGATTTCGAGAGGGCTGGTCGGTTGGTGAGGGTGTCGTAGCCTTCGGTCTCGATCATGCGGAGGATCGACTCGCCGCCCCAGGAGAAGAGCTTGATAGCGGGTCGGATATCCCGGTCGAGGTGAGGCCAGAGCTGGCGGCCTTGTTTGAAGAGGGGCCAGGTGCGGGAGACGAGGTCGCGCATCATGGGGCGGTAGGTCTTGAGGCAGGCACGAACGCCTGCGTTGGCTCCGCCGCCGGAGCAGGCGCAGCGTTGGCCGTGGCCGTCGACGGCGTCGTGTTCGTGGTGATGGTGATGGCCTTCGTGGTCATGGACGTGGTGGTGATGATCGTGCTTGTGTGGTTCGCCGTTCTCGTCCAGCCCGCCATCGAGTCGGACGGACTTGATGATGAAAGGCATGCCGACGTGGTGCTTGGCGGCGATGTCGGCGGGGAGGTAGACGCGATCACGCTGAATGATGTCGCGCCGGACGTCCTGCCAGAAGTTGGCTAGTTGGAGGGCGGTGCAGGTGGCGTCGGAGAGCTCGTCGAGTTTGGGGTCGTCGTAGCCGGCGATTCGCAGAACGAGGCGGCCAACGGGGTTGGCGCTGCGGGAGCAGTAGTCGACGAGTTGCTCCCAGGATTGGTAGCGGGTGACTTCCTGATCCTGGAGGAAGGCATCGATGAGGTCATCGAAGGGTTTCCGCGGGAGGTTGCGGGACTCGATGGTGCGGGCCAGGGCGATGAAGACGGGGTGGCGAGGTGAACCGGCGTAGCAGGCATCGAGCTCGTCGCGCCACCAAGCGAGGAGTTCACGGGAGCGTTCGGGGCTGCCGGTCTCGTCGCCAAGGTCATCGGCCCAGCGGCAGAAGGCGTAGACGCGGCCGAAGTCGTCGCGATAACGTTC from the Phycisphaeraceae bacterium genome contains:
- a CDS encoding TolC family protein, producing MSMKLTLRQGWCGISSAAVLSVCLLLAACTGYGSLEGLDRHLAELIRDEQSQTLGSRASSGGPIEDIGSGRERKTASQDDRIPPTTNTTAAQLPATPSNQEMRTGDELIYAEFDSPLDPEENALRLDLEGLLAYAIVNAPEYRREKELLFLQTLDLIIERHLWGPRFFNTTTARISGTPEGGDNEQALSLINEFRATRRLPYGGEIAATALVNYTNLLREESSNTEPQQSQSAEVGLELDLPLLRGAGKVAQESRVQAERDLVYAVRRFERFRRELLVDLSNTYFDLIFQQQQIDNARRQLRSNERLAARFQALAEAGREAAFEAEDAQQTVLSNRSNVLNNEERYATAIDQLKLRLGIPLDQPVVLIPNDVLVPEPVLEVTSSINTAIENRLDLQTERDRVDDARRGLRVARNQLLPDFDLDASVSAATENDRNFPGGDVDLGEGRYTLGLQFGAPIDRRIEQAGYRRALVNLEQSERNYRVERDRVLLQVRDAIRGIEQARFTLELQTRGVQLNERRLQGVKLRERTLGPRSVIEATEDLLSAENARDQAASNLRTSVLEYLLNSGQMRVASDGSWLAPGSLLPMQSQSLEIDLQGTSSRNTQTPSQTTGG
- a CDS encoding co-chaperone GroES, with protein sequence MSKTSSRSGPRLEVVEPIGKRVLIRKDEDRKQTKSGIHLPDKIEIPTLTGRVVTVSVELTDDPNYPIDQYDKVLFNPKEAIPVDFEGDNRLFVVPIENIVAVFRKAE
- the aroA gene encoding 3-phosphoshikimate 1-carboxyvinyltransferase; translation: MKRTYPDQITMGPVAAFDCAVSLPGSKSLTNRALLLAALSDGPCYLTNVLFADDTERMLDGLVALGFKVEVQQQAAVVVEGCAGKIPAAEAELKLGNAGTAVRFLTAALCLGEGRYGVDGVQRMRERPIGQLVEPLRELGAEIGYRMAKGCPPLEVRGRGLQGGELVLSPTLSSQYITALLQVGVYCREGLRLRLDGPITSRPYIEMTLGLLRHFGVPVEASEDLRRIDIEAEWVRGTDYAIEPDASSASYFWAAAAVVPGSRCTVLGLGRESLQGDARFAEEVLERIGAVVEVEEDRTTVAAPADGVLRGIDIDLNAMPDAAMTLAAIAPVLEGRTVIRGIGNWRVKETDRLAAMRTELTKVGAAVAIEGDDLVIDPPADGRIRLAAIDTYDDHRMAMTFAVLGLAREGITINDPGCVAKTLPDFFERLGALRGGAVSGA
- a CDS encoding ABC transporter ATP-binding protein, with product MLKGPFWTSCRDLLRYRKAVVLVLVTTVLSGAFFGAGLSMVLPVFLLFFGGEENAASGVNPLAERVEGLTEVGWVPTSLHGVIRAVADRIPEDPLLAFGLVMGVLLTMTVLANVLRFIQQLTVSTIAERLAESYRDRLYGRLIHAPTERFMRSGASDHVSKIWIDVRLLVNAHVSIFGKGAAELFRGLGILVWAFAIDPVLSGASLLVAPLAAVVIQKLGKRIRRRSRDALSNQGLAMARLNETMAGLQTIKVYTAEGYERRRFRQLNRVLFGQLLAIRKTRDLASALVEVISTVGVVIAATLAAWYILRRGADPSASITVLVLLGGAAASLKPVTTLNNVIRQAEPAAQRILEALAFEPEPTLFDKEGKFMRLERHVRSVVFDDVVYRYPEAESDALRGVSLVVEAGRKVAIVGGNGAGKSTLVALIPRLIEPGSGRVLVDDEDLSGVTLRSLRRQIAVVAQKTVLFQGTIAANIAYGSGHRKLAEIESAARAALAHEFISSLPDGYDTLLGEGGTGLSGGQAQRLAIARAVLRDPAILILDEATSQIDADSETKINLAIESFSKGRTTFVIAHRMSTVVNADQIVVMDAGQIADVGTHQELLGRCGVYQKLTQTQLSPGLA
- a CDS encoding redoxin domain-containing protein, whose protein sequence is MSFFKRITAVVCGLTLSLSTLAIAGPTVGEAAPAFELKDVQTGEVVSLEAHRGQVVVVVFQSIHCPWDRMREDGGYQRYLSPLSEKYAEKGVQFVAINSNSTESVDEVASYAKEHAMPYPILKDPGNKVADLYAAQTTPHTYVIDREGVLRYMGGIEKTPLTPGDCGKMDENYLVPVLDAVLAGEEAPHTVTRSKGCSIKRG
- the hpnE gene encoding hydroxysqualene dehydroxylase HpnE, with protein sequence MTPNTPANHDVLILGAGLAGMAAALRLAERGLSVHLIETRKRLGGRASSFVDPATDLVLDQCQHAVMPACTHILDLYNRLGLTDVIEWHYNIHFSDGRNAIDTLRVDPLPAPFHLTRSFLSMRGMSLGDKFAIARGMSRMLAMGASGRRRFRGTDIASLLKAWKQPDSARRRFWDVIIISACNEIPENVDAELALKVFQEGFLASPQSVGVGLPRIPLIDLYQPLENSIKAAGGSVELGTSAKRLLHNTEGCVTAVETTDGRTLHAPTVITTLPPDRLAKLIDPDLADRDPRLRNLDQWTFSPIVAIHLFFDISSGPITKLPHLVTPDRPIDWVFNKGITELPPDATTSHHDPVQHLHALKSGAHDLVSLSADEILTIAEREIRDALPGHPQHPVIHGRVIKEKVATFTASPQLVHLRPSVTGPNANLLLAGDWVDTGWPATMEGAVRSGYDAADAVLNQRNLATLDRPDDMPATGLSRLLLNR
- a CDS encoding phytoene/squalene synthase family protein, whose protein sequence is MTLPGITSSRPADTPTLAELEPDVRSALRVCAEITRKHARNFYYGLRLTPEPRRSAVYAIYALMRACDDLADDAAATDVPERRARIEAFRIKTHEVFADPSDRIDDEPVWRAFRHVVRHHPVQVEHIDAMLDGQLADLTTTRYETFDELYGYCYNVASVVGLICVAIWGHDGDLQINKLAEYRGIAFQLTNILRDQAEDANRGRIYLPMEDLRRFAVNPQDLHQGVSTPEFERMMVFQIERARTHYAMSASLESHLAPDCRSTSWAMARIYRGILDRIAADPGRVLRSRVRLGNFEKLSIAARAHLWHAIRG
- a CDS encoding squalene/phytoene synthase family protein, whose amino-acid sequence is MTSVVIQDLARFGPQGSPNMTVEEASDYTRQLALTHYENFSVLSRMVPERYRDDFGRVYAFCRWADDLGDETGSPERSRELLAWWRDELDACYAGSPRHPVFIALARTIESRNLPRKPFDDLIDAFLQDQEVTRYQSWEQLVDYCSRSANPVGRLVLRIAGYDDPKLDELSDATCTALQLANFWQDVRRDIIQRDRVYLPADIAAKHHVGMPFIIKSVRLDGGLDENGEPHKHDHHHHVHDHEGHHHHHEHDAVDGHGQRCACSGGGANAGVRACLKTYRPMMRDLVSRTWPLFKQGRQLWPHLDRDIRPAIKLFSWGGESILRMIETEGYDTLTNRPALSKSRKAWLVSRASLSRFLPWG